From a single bacterium genomic region:
- a CDS encoding M23 family metallopeptidase: MENRYQPDPLKLRKIIARRYGAACVAALLLMAGSAAAAEGDAAPGDWITGCVDPADGKLVLPDTRTGRALPTRDAFRGISFVFPVAGARFHAVEYTEKTGLTDFRNRWRRNHMGTDIFAPVGRPVPAAADGVVVVATFTPKSGPGGKVAVYHGRGVYTYYLHMSAIDCAEGQRVRAGDVIAAVGATGNARGTPPHLHFEIDFAVETQDKPAWFVEYVNEPRAGVSSLRSVEPLAYVCKHAPRLRDPRPLARL; this comes from the coding sequence GTGGAAAATCGCTACCAGCCTGACCCGTTAAAATTGCGGAAAATTATCGCGAGACGTTACGGCGCGGCCTGTGTCGCCGCGCTCTTGCTAATGGCGGGTTCGGCGGCCGCGGCCGAGGGCGACGCCGCGCCGGGCGACTGGATTACCGGGTGCGTCGACCCGGCGGACGGCAAGCTGGTGTTGCCCGACACGCGCACCGGCCGGGCCCTCCCCACCCGCGACGCGTTCCGCGGCATATCGTTCGTCTTCCCGGTCGCGGGCGCCCGCTTCCACGCCGTTGAGTACACCGAGAAGACGGGCCTCACCGACTTCCGCAACCGGTGGCGCCGCAACCACATGGGGACCGACATCTTCGCCCCGGTGGGGAGGCCGGTGCCGGCCGCGGCCGACGGCGTCGTCGTCGTCGCGACGTTCACGCCCAAGAGCGGCCCGGGCGGCAAGGTAGCCGTCTATCACGGCCGCGGCGTCTACACCTATTACCTCCATATGTCCGCGATCGACTGCGCCGAAGGCCAACGGGTCCGCGCGGGAGACGTCATCGCGGCGGTGGGCGCCACGGGTAACGCCCGCGGGACGCCGCCCCACCTCCATTTCGAAATAGACTTCGCCGTCGAGACGCAGGACAAGCCGGCCTGGTTCGTGGAGTACGTTAATGAACCTCGAGCCGGCGTCTCGTCGCTGCGCAGCGTGGAACCGCTGGCGTACGTGTGCAAGCACGCTCCCCGCCTGCGCGACCCGCGGCCCCTCGCCCGGTTATGA